In the genome of Arachis stenosperma cultivar V10309 chromosome 6, arast.V10309.gnm1.PFL2, whole genome shotgun sequence, the window AGTCATTTCCGAAGTATCCTACGAAGGAGACCTCATCCTTCGACGAACAGAAGAAGCACAAAGACCTCCTGCACATGGAAATCTTGTAGCAAACTGGGAGGGCCCATTTTGAGTCCCAAAAGTCCTCGAATTGGGGGCTTATCAAATGCAAACACTTAGAGGGGAACCAGTTTTGGGGACTTggaatttttcttctttaaagATGTATCAATCGTGAGATATTACAACAAGAGCGGATGAGGATACACTTTTTTCCACTTTGAGGTTTTTCCCAATATTTGAGTTTTACTCAGAGGTTTTTAACGAGGCCGGACGCTACAAACCCATTTGTAAAGCACAATATATTGCAATATGTTCTGTGAATATTTCTATTTCTATCAACCAATATTCTCATAACACTTATCAAATATAAGACAGTCAAACTACAAATAATACTAAGTACTTCCAAACAAAAGAGCGGAGCTTCATACTCAAAATGTCCAGCAAACAAAACCGATATCATAGGCAAAAATACCAAACATCCAAAAGTCAAAACACAAATAAACTACAGTTATTCTAATTTGTCACCCATGCTAGAGCTctcactttctttctcaatcatGGCATCATCATCAACTAGCTCGCCATTCACAACAATCTTAGTAGCATCAAGTTTCAAAACATCCGCCTCTGGAAACAAGACTTTGACCTGAGAAACAACTCGGTCAAAACCTTGAGCGAATGCCTCATAAACTTCGGTCTCAAGTTCTTACACCCTTGCTATCAGTTGCTCATTCTCATCTTTAACAGTCTTTGTCTCTTCAGCAGAAGAAAGCTGAAGGCACCTTTCCTCAATAAGCTTGGTCTCTTTTTGTTTTAGTGAAGAAGATAACTCAACAATAACTTTCTCCTTCTCTGCCACAGTGCTTGACAGTTCGACAATACTGGCAaccttcttttctctttttcaagAGCAAGCTCTTAAGTTCTACCAATCGCCACTATGTGGGCACCAATCACCTatgaaaaaaaacaaatatcACACCATAACCAccatagagaaaaaaaaaaagaaatacaaaTCACTATTTGTACCTACAGGAATCGGCTCGTCCCAGCACGACCGACCTCATTTATCATTTTCACATCATCGTGGAAGCAGCAAAGTTTGTCAGCCAAGGTCATATAGGGGAAAAGCTTAGCCCACAATGACTTTGCATGCTCATCTTCAACATACCTATGCAACCTTTTTTGAGATTCGTAAGTAGACTCAACCATCTGCAAAGTAGCTGGGGACTCACCCTTAACCTCAATGACCTCAGAAAGTTTGACCCTCGACGACCCATCTTCCGTTTACCTTTTGGATTCATCTCAGATTGCACTGTAGCAACACCAGTATCTTTTTTTAGCATTGGTGGTCGAGCCTTCTTTCTCATTTTTCCTCCTTTGACTGAAGAAGGACTTCAGTCCGGCGGTCGTGATGGTCGGAGCCTTATCAGCTGCATATATAACACAAAAAAGAAACACAATCAGACTCACATAAGCAAAGTTTAACAAAATTTGACATTCTGAATTACCTATATAATCCAAAATAGCCTGCCTATCAGCATCCCACTTCAATAATTCGGCAATAGATAACAAATCTCTCGAATCCAACATTTCAAAAAGAAACTCCATAATAATGTCGTCATCAAGAAACCAGACGTCAACATCCAAAAACCAGAGCCGGCTCTGGACACCACGACAAAGGGAACCTCTCTTCCAGGTACTCATTTACATGAAAAGGGAACTCTTCCTCCGCACTCCTAACTTTAACAAATATAGTTTTGAAGTCCTTAAAAGATGATTTGTACAAAGTAAAAACCGAGCGACCAggatggctactcaggttaACCCACAATCCACGCCCAACTCCTTTAGcttgaaataaagaaaaaaaatagtctAAGGGAAGGAGGATGTTCTAGCACGTCCATCAGCACCTCGAAAGCCCTGACAAATCCCTAGAAATTTGAATGCAGTTGGGTTGGAGTACAGTTTAGCCAGTATAATACACCACACTCAAAATCCGTAAAAGAAAGTCTAATGTCTAACTCTGTAAATAAACAACTATACATGTAAAAGTAAAACCAGCCACATAAATGCTCACAAACACGATCATCCCTCCTACAAGGTAAGATTTCTATCTTGATTTGGCTCCCCTCCCTGACCCATATATTCGAACCTAGCATTTTCACAGATTTTTCTTCATCAAACTAAGAAACATAACTCCTAACTTTGGGGTCAACCTAGTTACAAGGGTCATTCTCATCAACCActacttttcctttttccatggtcagaagcacaaaagaattaaaaagaaaaggCACAAAAAGAAGATTGACACTCACTTTTTTTACTCATTCTGTGACAAGCCAAAGAGATTACACGGAAAATCTACAATGTGTAGAAATTAAGGCAAGGTTACAACATAGTTAATACAGCAATGGATAAATGGTTAccaacaaaatattttttaaatcttatcccTTCAAAAAATAGTTGTAGCTCACGTCATAATCTAACGGTCAGGGATGCCTAAAAAAGCGTACCACGTTTTACATCAATCAGTCTAATAGGCGCGAGAAGCAAGACACACATTAAATGCACGCCGTTTCAAATTCCGTATGAAACTAAGCCGAGGTGGGGGGATGAAGCATACTAACGCAACACAAAATCTATGGCCGAGGCATACGCGAAATTTAAGCTCGCCTTCGTTCCCTCCAAGCAAGGCAAGCTTGTGGGATATGATACGTAGTTATGTACCCTATACCTCGGCCTAACAACCAAATAATAAACCAGCATCATAACTCGGAATGCAACGGAAAGGTCGGTTATTAAATTCAAAACAGTCAAAGATTATCAGCAAAACCACTCCCTTAAGGAACGACGCTCACCATCTCACCAAGAATCTCAGAATACTCCCACGGATCAGTAAAATATTCATCTATATAACCGATTACTTAACCTCGATAAAGGACACGTTCTAATTTAACTTATtctaaatatttaattaacatTTTCTGAGTCTTCTACTAACTTGAGCGTCTGAGTATCTTTTGCAAGTATTCCCACCGTAGTGTTCAAACCAGGCCAACATGTAGCTCTCTAGATCAAGTGGCACATTGCTCGgaaggaattgctataactcgACAGTTTCACATAAAACGGAACAACATTAAATactaaattctaatttttttaactttatttattttaggtaacGAATAATAACTCAATCTAAGttgttattaattttgaatttgCAACTGATAAATTTAGTGGGGGATGCTCCTATAAAGACTCGCAAAATGTCTTTTTGTAAAAACGTTTACGTGTCGCATTATTATTGAACGTATTAATGAACcggttatttttaaatttcttaacaaattagaataaaactgatttttttataacaataacaataaaccTAATTTTTTAGGGGtctaattgtatttttaaatttttagggATTTAAATGTCTGCAAAACAAAATGTCAGAGatatatttgtctttttataaaaaatttaaaaatattcagTTTAGATTGTGTAATTCGATTGGATTAAACCGgatctaataattataatacaGATAATTAGGTTTATTATTGTTGCTATAATAAAccgattttattttgatttattaaaagataaattattaatcggtttaataaaaatatctaataatAACATGACACAtataaatatcttaaaaaaagatatttttaatgtctttatTAGAATGGTCTCCAAATTTAataactattattattaataacttAATAACCATAATTTCAATATTATTGATCAATTTtatatctataaaaatattCTATCTATTTTAACAAGAAAAATGTCCCATAAAAaagtttaataaattttatcGTTTTATCTCTaacatttatatattttataaaattattatacttCTTAAAGTTTAAACACTTCACTTGAGTGTTAGGAATGTAACTCTCCCGTCCGCTAACTTATAATATAAAGTCACTGTTTCACTTATGCCATGTGTTCAAAATGCAAAAttattaggtatttttttttttatcaaagttAAAAATGAGGTTTCAACTTGAGACTTTTAAGtaagtataaaaatattatgccatttgaattatactttattaataaaattattaggtaaattattatttagtaaggtgtgattaaaataaaaatttgtaaacAAGTAGAAAAGGGAATGTATATATACGTGTGTGAGCGTAGGCGCGTGTGGATAGTGATGCGAGGTATGGCTGGGGCCTGGGGGTGTGGCTAGCTAGCCATGCACGACTCTTGGCCTATTAACAAAATTGGCAATTCTATGCTGTCAGGGTCAGGCTATTCTATGATGATTACAATGACTTCCAACACATAGTGGCCCGGTGCAACTGCAACCACTGGACACGACGGTCTCATAAGCAACGATTGAAGTAACAGGAAGCAAAGAACGACAcaagggtagggtagggtaggtcAGAAAAACATTAGTAATTGGTTATTGGTGTATGTGGTGCATGCATCATAGTAATTACACATGTTATCTACACCTATGGTAAATTGGATGGGGTCCAAATGTTAAAGTCCACACATGCTTTctacaagtaaaataaaaatgaagagagagaaaagtttGCAGGCATGTATGTAAGCGTGTTAATTATGCATTATTTATAGTGCGAGTGAGAAGTGAGAACCCCACTATGTGTCAGAAATATCAATTCATGCAACACTCTCTTCTCTATAACTCCTCCGAATGCCATCACTtatcttctttctcttccaaTGGAGCTGCAATTGAAGAAAACCGccctttcaagaagctggattTTGCTCCACAAGGATGGCACAGGCACCATCCTGGATGTGGACAAGTATGCTATCATGCGCATGGTTGAGATTCACGCTAGGGACCTTCGAATTCTCGACCCTCTCCTCTCATATCCTTCGGCCATTCTCGGCAGAGAGAAAGTCATTGTTCTCAATTTAGAGGCAATTCATTCCCCTTCAATTTTCAACTtaattctctctctttctctttctcttcaatTAGTGACTTATTGGAGTTGTTGTTGCAGCACATAAAGGCTATTATCACTGCACAAGAGGTATGTTCCTTAGCTTGCTCTTCGAATAAGCGCAGCATTCCAATTTCGTTTTAATTTCGGCAtctatcttttttaatttaggTGCTTCTTAGGGATCCAATGGACGATGATATTGTGCCGATTGTTGAAGAACTTCGAAGACGGTTACCCAAATCCACTGGGGATGAAGAACCGTCTGCTCAAGACCGTGAAGCAGGTGGAGAAGGGGAAGATAACGGTCAGCTTTATCCAAATAAATAAACGATAATAATAGTTTCCGGAAAAATATGTTTaaatcattttatttattttctttatagAATTTCCGTTTGAGTTCCGAGCATTGGAAGTTGCATTGGAAGCAATATGCAGTTTCCTTGATGCAAGAACAATCGAGTTAGAGACTGCTGCTTATCCAGCTTTGGATGAACTCACATCTCAGGTAACGAAAAAACCACTGCCTAAAGAATAGAGATCCATTTTTTTAGGGGTTCATAGATTTTTCACATAACATGCCTCCTTATCCAAATGGCTACGTAGGAGAGAAGAACTTGGATACTATCATCTCTGTTTTCTAGCACATGCATGCCTTGCTTTCCCCTGTTATATGCCCAATTAAACACGAGACTTACTTTGAAATTTCCAGACACGACAACATTGTTTTGTcggaaaattttgtctttttcctagttggattagatttttttttctttatttttcatatacTATTATTAAGTGATGATGCATTCAGAGTTATATTTGTTGTAAAAAAACTTGTAATATGCTAATGAATGTTATCAGAGCTCGATTAAGAAAGTAAAAGTGAAAAGTGCTATGCATTTCTGATATGTCGTCTGACTAATAATTCATGGTTTTGGTTGAATGAAATTTATATCCAGATTAGCAGTCGTAATTTGGATAGAGTGCGGAAACTGAAGAGTGCAATGACAAGGTTGACTAATCGAGTTCAgaaggtatatatatatgttaaaagAACATCTAGAGGTTAAAACAAACTTGTTTTTAGGTATCTCATATAGAATCCAGAATTATCCTGTTTTTTGCACTGAACTTTGCGAGCTTATTGCATGTAGATAAGAGATGAACTAGAAAACCtacttgatgatgatgatgacatGGCTGATCTTTACTTATCAAAAAAGTTGGCTAATTTATCTTCTCCTGCAAGTAGTTTTGGTGCTCCAAACTGGCTTCTTAGCTCTCCAAATCCAGATTCAAAGATTCACAGATCAAGCAAAGCGAGTACAGCAACTTCAGTTCAAGTGGAGAATGATGTTGAGGATCTTGAAATGTTACTTGAGGTTATATATACAAGTATTCAATATTAATTTTGATCATGATAATGTTTGTTCCAGTGATTAGTGAATTGTTCTATGGTGGAACCTGCAGGCATATTTCACGCAAATCGAAGGCACATTGAATAAACTGAACACAGTATGAACTAGCTAGTactgcattttctttctttcatattCATACTAAGTTCCAATATGATTTCTATTAACACTACTAGAGTCATGATCAACTTTGATGTTCGATACTTCTGCAAATGCAGTTGCGTGAATATATTGATGACACAGAAGATTATATCAACATACAGGTATATATGATATTCATTTGGTCATGTATATGAAAGATAACTTTTGCTGCCTAGATAATTGACACTATTCATAATATATGTAATCTGTTCATGCAGCTTGACAGTCACAGAAATCAACTGATTCaggtaaaataaaatttcaaactatttccattcttcttcttctaatttctACTGCATTTCTGTACTGCTTAGCTTCTATCTTGATTCTGTTCCACTTTCTGTTATATCTGGGAGCCTTACACTAACTTCTTTATACACACAGTGAAAAACTTGTTGCTATATGAAGGCCATGATTATCTTCTTAATGTGTCTAAATACCAAGGGTATTGTTTATGCTTATTAATTTCTTGACAGCTAGAGTTGTTCCTTAGCTCGGGGACTGTGTGTCTGTCCATATATTCATTGGTAGGAGCAATATTTGGTATGAACATTCCATATACATGGAAAGATGGTCACGGATACATGTTTAAATGGGTAGGTACATACCATATCCCTTATaaaaatttctacaaaatcctatGCCAGACCACTGGAATTTACTCAGCATTGTTTATACTTTTATAGCCTTTGGATACAAAATTTGTTCTCACCGCTTATTATTATTCAACTATCACTATGATTTCTGGCAAAAACACTAcgttatttttttctaatactgccatatataatttttctttttctcttttataaGTTTTCTGAGTTGAAAATTTGGTAACTTTAGGTGGTGATGCTTGGGGGAATGGTTAGTGCATCGTTGTTTTTAAGCATAGTAACTTATGCCCGACGCAAAGGCCTTGTGGGGTCTTGAAACGCATAGAGATTCGTTCATGTTGGAAGCTGAAATCCATGCGTGCACCCAAACAATTTTTTGTATCATGTCATCCAAGTAATTGTtcaatcttctctctctctctcaaaagCTGCTAGCTATCTAGCAAGTGGggacttattttattttattttttttattggagCAATTGACAAGTTGTATATGATTGTTGATGAATTAGCAATTAAATTAGATAAAGTGCAGTCCAATCTAATAAGAGTATATATTTTACCTACATTTTAGTGCAGCATTATCCTCTTATGACCGTTTTCATGTTTAAGTCTGTATTTGGTCAAATCGAGTGAGATAGATTATGGGCCTATTCCGTTTCCCTTGGATGCGCATGCGGTTATGCCAATTAGTACTACAATAATCATATTATTACAATGTCCATCACATGTTCTGACTTTCTCGCTGACTCCCACTCCTTTTGGTCTAATCATTATATATTCTGCTGCTTCTGTATatcatcatcataatcataattatatttcaaaaataataaaacaaatatgAATTGTGACAGGTGCAATTAGACATAGAATTTATTCCAACTGCTAGGCCATTTAGCAAACCTTGAAACATGAACGCTTGGCAGAATGGAAAATACAATTAAAAATTACACCACTATGGAAAGTGTTGGTGCAGCGATAGAGTCGCCATTACTTACATCTTGACTCTTGAGAagaaccttttttttttcctttagaATATAAAAACACCGAGCTAGCAGACGCGACTACTCCTAATAAGGGTCCAAAAACATAATAGATTCCTCCTCAAATTGGAACAGACCCAAAGAGATAATATCACTCGAAAGAGGTGCAATGAGCATAAGGACCTTATTTAAATTCCAAGCATCAGATTCATGACTAGCCAAATATGCACCAAATTGGCATCAAGCTAAACAAAAAAGAGACGAAGAATTACCAGTTTGATAACCATATGATATATATATGTGTTCCCAAAAATGAAAATTGAATAATATGAGTATTGTTTTTCATTGTTAATATATACAATTCTATTGTTTCAAGCTCCCAATTCTCTATTCATAATacttcaaatttaaaatttgaatagcAAGTTAAAAGGATGAAGTTATACTAGAAACTAGTAAGTGTGAAAGTCGACAGTGTCAGAGAGATAGAGATTTGTAAAGAGGGAGGAGGGACCCTTTTTCAGTTAATAAACAAATCACGAAGATCACATGTTACCCTGATTCTCCCATTTTTCAACAAAGCCAATCGAATTAGCTTTTTGACTTTTCCCTCAACATCCAAACCCAACTACCAATAGTGTCTAATACATATTCTTTTGCTATTATTCTTTCATTTCTATTTGTTCGCTCTATTAATTAGGAGGACGAAGAAGATAAATCTACCGTCACCAAACTTGAACCACAAGCAAATTAAAACATTCCCACTGCCAGTTTGAAGTAGACAAgaaatattttgtatatttattattttattatttctatatgccaaaagaaaaaatattgataCATAATGTCATACCGaatgtataaataattaaaaatctgTTGCTGCAACCTCCCGTAGAAAATATCTAACCGTGCAACCAGTAATTGTAAAAGGAAAGAAACATAACCCTTCCAAGAGAAATTCATGTCAATGATGTTTCCAAATAATCATAAATTGTATTGATTAAGTGAGTCGAAAAAACATAGAAAGTGCAAATAGGGATACATGCATATTAAATTGCAACAgtacacacatatatataagcatatgaactaaaaaaaaaaaaaaaaaacacacacacatatagTGTATTAAGTTACAAGAGACAtgcataaataaataatttatttagaaagctcaaaattgttttttactgtcaaatcatttaacgtatatatttttttatttttgattttcttttagaAATGGTGTTAGATTATTTTACGCCCAAAATCATGGCAGAGTGACAATTTTGATCATAAACTTAGGATTATTTCACTTAAATTTCATCTCTCAACTATTTTGACCAAGTTCCATATTTCTGTTGAACAACTTTATTAGTTTGTTATATTTAGTAATATGGCAACAGTGTTGAATTggttataataaattaataacgaTGTGTTTAGTAACGTAGCATTAGTTAGTCGTAGCAACACATTTTAGACCCAGTAAAGGAAGCTTCTCGAAACAAAGTTGAATGGATTCAACACCTTCAAATTAATAGACAAGTTCTCCTTTGTAATAAACAAAATAATCTGAAAATTTTAAAGTTCAGCTAACGGATAATTGAAGAAGTTTATCATAATTGTGAATGTATACTAATATATGTTGATGAGAAGCAGCTGGTAGTAGTAGGAGTAGGCCCCTATAATGTTTGAATGTGAAATATGAATAAATTAATAGTAGTAAAGTaattattagtaattaattGGGATAGCACAGAGGAGGGTATGGTAGACCTTGGCGCATGTTAATGCACGCTCTTTTCCCCCGCATGACACGCCGTCCATCACCTAGCGCGCACGTTAACCCCGCGGCGCATGGTATCACACCCTCCTACTCCTCTAGCTGTCGTTGGTTCAAGTGTGAAACAtgtctttaataaaataaaaaataaaaataaaaaaggaagaagacataagaaagagagagaaggaaaAAAACAGACTCGGTTGTTTTGGCTTTGGTTCATACTCTTTTCGACGAAGACTCCCTTCTCAGCTGGATTCAGATCATCCACAACAACTCCTTCTCCCAAATCCACGTCCAATCTCCCTTTTCATATTCATCTCTCTGAATCCCAAATTTTCATCCATCTTCACATTCTTAATTCACCGATCGCTATTATTATTCCTCTCTCTCTAGATATGCATATATAGGTCCATATTTGAAATATACATATATCTTGCATATATTATTATCGCGATTAATATTCTTGTTCCATTTTCTTACGCTAGCCATGTTTGTGTAATAATAATGCAGGATGTGATTGTTATCAAAACGGACGTAAATATTTGTGGGTGGTGGGAACAAGCATGCACCGAGTGAGGGTGGATGCACGTGAGTGAAACCAGAACAAGCGGCGAAGAATGGCGAATCGGGTGGTGAAGGTGAAGAGGGAGACGATTGCGGCATGCATGACTTGCCCCCTCTGCAACAAGCTCTTCAGAGAAGCCACCACCATATCCGAATGCCTTCACACGTGTGAGTTTTCACTTTTCATTTTACTTAACCCCCTTTCCAAATCCCCTCTCCCATTTCCCTCAATCCAATCTTAAtttcttcaaattttcaatcttttctttctcatgcctcttcttcatcttctgcCTTCATTCAATTGCTTTCAGTTTGACTCTTCTTCTTTCGTCCTTCACCCCCTCATCCCTCATGGAGGGGTTACTTTTGTAATTATATACTTCCATCATATATATACAATTAAAAGGGGTGTTTGAAGTTTGAACTTTTGACTACAACTAACCTTAATTATTTTCATTTATGGTAAAATTGTAAAATCACTTAGACTAGTTTTTTTAGTTCATGCAACACTGGTCTCGTGGCACCACCACCCACATTACTATTAATatatgcaatgcaatgcaactaACTTTATTACATTTTGGAGCTTGGAAATATTTCTCTATGTAATtattttgttgttattattattctcGGTTTAAGGTTAATTAATTGGTGTTCTAGTTGGTTAGCTATCTTCTGTGTGAAATTTTATTTCTGAACGTTCCATCACTCATTGGCTAGAGCTTTAAGGAAAGGATATATCAATATATGTGAGCCACGCCActaatagatatttttttttcttctttttgtttctttgtggaTTTCGTTTACTAGTTTGCAGGAAGTGCATTTATGATAAAATCACAGATGAGGAATTAGAGTGCTGTCCAATATGCAACATTGACTTGGGTTGTGTTCCACTCGAAAAACTAAGGTCACATCCTCTTCTTTCTGCCACTTTCCCAAATTACCCCTTCTACTACTATTTTCCtttggaaagaaagaaaaatacaagCTGCTATATGATTTTTCGGTCTTGCCACCACAATATCATTGTTATAAGTCTGCTAAAAATTGAGATACAACTATGCATGCTTAAAAGCTTCCTTTGAAAACAAATTATATGTTTGATTTGTCTGTAAAACTGTTGAATAATGTTGATCCTTCAACATTTATATTGAAACACCATCAAGGGAAGGAATACGGGTAAAAGAGGGTGTCAAGATCTTACGGCAATGACCTGCAAGAGAATGAGAATTTCTGTTGCTAAGATATCCTATCAGGATAAGATAAAATTATATTCATTTTGTTACTTTGTGAAAACTAACTTGATTGATCGGCTCTCTTCACAGCAATTTGTCATTAACTGGAAATTATATGCATTTAGTTTGACATCTTTCGATAATTTATATACATTGATGCTgatatgttttaatttttatcgaGAAGTTTTCGCGACATAGATTTCATCTgtctattaaaaaatataaatagtgagAACTATGGATAAGGTAACATGATTGCATTTAATAAAGTTTCATTTGAATTATTAGTTGGAAACAGCGACAGAGTAAGATGAACAGTGTAAAAGGGTGGTTATTCAATCTACAGATCAAATTAATGACATTGTTGACCACAACTGGTAGATATGTTATTATTTGAGAATGTTCAATTTTTGTATTTCTCAATTATCTTAAAAAATGACAGCAAAAATGTGACTTAAGAGTGAATATTGATTAAGTTGGATCAAAGAGTAGGGAAATCCTCATGGAATTGATGAATCTTCAAGatggaaaaaggaaaagatattgtTCTGAATTTTCTTTGAACGAAATTGTACTGTTATGAATAACAGCCGTTGGTAATGAAGCAGAGAGAGCAGtatttaaagaagaaaaacaaaaaagacaCACACAACTAATGATTGTGGTGTTCTCTTTTCGATTGTTGCATGCTGAGTTGTAGAACTTGTCTTCTGATTACCAGGCCAGACCACAGTTTGCAAGATGTAAGGGCCAAAGTTTTCCCCTTAAAGGGAAGAAAGGTGACAAAGACACCTGAACCTGCTGCCCCCTCGGTACCGTTACCAGCTAGAAGAAAGGAGAGATCTCTTTCATCTTTGGTGGTCAGCACTCCAAGGGTATCTGCACAAGCAACCATGAcaggaagaagaacaaaacctACAAGAAAGGCTGGTAGTCTGCGATCCTCTAGTTTTTC includes:
- the LOC130935905 gene encoding magnesium transporter MRS2-I-like isoform X2, translated to MELQLKKTALSRSWILLHKDGTGTILDVDKYAIMRMVEIHARDLRILDPLLSYPSAILGREKVIVLNLEHIKAIITAQEVLLRDPMDDDIVPIVEELRRRLPKSTGDEEPSAQDREAEFPFEFRALEVALEAICSFLDARTIELETAAYPALDELTSQISSRNLDRVRKLKSAMTRLTNRVQKIRDELENLLDDDDDMADLYLSKKLANLSSPASSFGAPNWLLSSPNPDSKIHRSSKASTATSVQVENDVEDLEMLLEAYFTQIEGTLNKLNTLREYIDDTEDYINIQLDSHRNQLIQLELFLSSGTVCLSIYSLVGAIFGMNIPYTWKDGHGYMFKWVVMLGGMVSASLFLSIVTYARRKGLVGS
- the LOC130935905 gene encoding magnesium transporter MRS2-I-like isoform X3; this translates as MELQLKKTALSRSWILLHKDGTGTILDVDKYAIMRMVEIHARDLRILDPLLSYPSAILGREKVIVLNLEHIKAIITAQEVLLRDPMDDDIVPIVEELRRRLPKSTGDEEPSAQDREAGGEGEDNEFPFEFRALEVALEAICSFLDARTIELETAAYPALDELTSQISSRNLDRVRKLKSAMTRLTNRVQKIRDELENLLDDDDDMADLYLSKKLANLSSPASSFGAPNWLLSSPNPDSKIHRSSKASTATSVQVENDVEDLEMLLEAYFTQIEGTLNKLNTLREYIDDTEDYINIQLDSHRNQLIQVVMLGGMVSASLFLSIVTYARRKGLVGS
- the LOC130935905 gene encoding magnesium transporter MRS2-I-like isoform X4 — its product is MDDDIVPIVEELRRRLPKSTGDEEPSAQDREAGGEGEDNEFPFEFRALEVALEAICSFLDARTIELETAAYPALDELTSQISSRNLDRVRKLKSAMTRLTNRVQKIRDELENLLDDDDDMADLYLSKKLANLSSPASSFGAPNWLLSSPNPDSKIHRSSKASTATSVQVENDVEDLEMLLEAYFTQIEGTLNKLNTLREYIDDTEDYINIQLDSHRNQLIQLELFLSSGTVCLSIYSLVGAIFGMNIPYTWKDGHGYMFKWVVMLGGMVSASLFLSIVTYARRKGLVGS
- the LOC130935905 gene encoding magnesium transporter MRS2-I-like isoform X1, whose amino-acid sequence is MELQLKKTALSRSWILLHKDGTGTILDVDKYAIMRMVEIHARDLRILDPLLSYPSAILGREKVIVLNLEHIKAIITAQEVLLRDPMDDDIVPIVEELRRRLPKSTGDEEPSAQDREAGGEGEDNEFPFEFRALEVALEAICSFLDARTIELETAAYPALDELTSQISSRNLDRVRKLKSAMTRLTNRVQKIRDELENLLDDDDDMADLYLSKKLANLSSPASSFGAPNWLLSSPNPDSKIHRSSKASTATSVQVENDVEDLEMLLEAYFTQIEGTLNKLNTLREYIDDTEDYINIQLDSHRNQLIQLELFLSSGTVCLSIYSLVGAIFGMNIPYTWKDGHGYMFKWVVMLGGMVSASLFLSIVTYARRKGLVGS